A window of Photobacterium sp. GJ3 contains these coding sequences:
- a CDS encoding ExeM/NucH family extracellular endonuclease: MLRTQLLPFVAAMGFLPVHALADTFSCDAQTLTPIYDIQGDGLKSPMIPEGKYTSDEAYFVRGVVTASTQSLYKGFFLQDAEGDENPATSDGIFVYTGGKVAPDVQPGMTVCLQAKVKEHYDLTQLVAEQGKVQIGSSGAVPAPVAIELEDGEQLADAMERYEGMRVRLNEDSNLKVTRNFGFDYDSYRNNMVLSHEAPLVKPTQLHVAGSEAAKALAAANDKNQLYIDTDAKAPDGVIPYFPGLDAEQGYIRVGDTVVNLEGVIGYSYGEYRLIPTNTVSAADFIHTSDRTVAPQVVPDAQLKVASFNVLNFFTSDSDIGGPLNARCKDQADADAAKGCNRGAKTEADFQLQRTKIVNALAAMDADIVGIMEMENNGFAEDSALANLVSTLNEAFNDPADHYSYITIDQADLYQGKFLGTDAITVALIYRPAKAEPAQAAQVIRMPHQQLTGTNPQGESKDLEVFQRDSLMQSFTVKGIEDAKPLTVVVNHLKSKGSGCYEDWISGEYETDPADLQGHCNAFRVSAAMVLSDALKHVDGDLLVLGDMNAYAKEDPIRVLTDYAPATASRKIVSASGTSVAGKVLHETGIEAGPGLGLVNLAAEGHDALAYSYSYDGELGSLDHVLANASLAGKVAGVEEWHINSVESTLFEYSDRYSGDLAKSQGPYSASDHDPVIVSLKYPQPGNAGFHLTFKNKSLHPVYPVFNRWYWDSTQFWLMPGQKRHYREDNRFLNHVGIHAGDSVSLSLLAYGVFEVPCSYTPLKLNGRLKAVYNGVSCRMKH; encoded by the coding sequence ATGCTTCGAACCCAACTTTTGCCATTCGTCGCTGCCATGGGCTTTTTGCCTGTTCACGCGCTGGCGGACACTTTTAGCTGTGACGCGCAAACGCTGACCCCAATCTATGACATTCAGGGCGACGGACTGAAAAGCCCGATGATCCCGGAAGGTAAGTACACCAGCGATGAAGCGTATTTCGTTCGTGGTGTCGTTACGGCATCCACCCAGAGCCTGTATAAAGGCTTTTTCTTACAGGACGCAGAAGGGGATGAGAATCCTGCAACCTCGGACGGTATTTTTGTTTATACCGGCGGTAAAGTCGCGCCAGATGTCCAGCCGGGCATGACCGTTTGCCTGCAAGCCAAAGTGAAAGAGCATTACGATCTGACCCAACTGGTGGCAGAACAAGGCAAAGTGCAAATTGGATCCTCAGGCGCGGTGCCGGCTCCGGTTGCCATTGAACTGGAAGACGGAGAGCAGCTGGCCGATGCGATGGAACGCTATGAAGGCATGCGTGTGCGTCTGAACGAGGACAGTAACCTGAAAGTGACCCGTAACTTTGGCTTTGATTACGACTCCTACCGTAACAACATGGTGCTGTCGCACGAGGCTCCGCTGGTGAAACCGACACAGTTGCATGTGGCAGGCAGTGAAGCCGCCAAAGCGCTGGCTGCGGCGAACGACAAAAACCAGCTGTATATTGATACCGATGCCAAAGCTCCGGATGGGGTGATCCCGTATTTCCCCGGGCTGGATGCTGAACAGGGTTATATTCGCGTTGGCGATACAGTCGTGAACCTCGAAGGGGTAATTGGCTATAGCTATGGCGAATATCGCCTGATCCCGACTAATACGGTTTCAGCGGCTGACTTCATTCACACCAGTGACCGGACGGTCGCGCCTCAGGTGGTGCCGGATGCTCAACTGAAAGTCGCAAGTTTTAATGTCCTGAACTTCTTCACCAGTGACAGCGATATCGGCGGTCCGCTGAATGCCAGATGTAAAGATCAGGCCGATGCAGATGCGGCGAAAGGCTGCAACCGCGGGGCGAAAACTGAGGCAGATTTTCAGTTGCAGCGCACGAAGATTGTCAATGCGCTGGCGGCCATGGATGCGGATATCGTGGGCATCATGGAAATGGAAAACAATGGTTTTGCTGAAGACAGCGCGCTGGCAAACCTGGTGTCCACACTCAATGAAGCCTTCAATGATCCGGCGGACCACTACAGCTATATCACCATTGACCAGGCTGATCTGTATCAGGGCAAATTCCTGGGCACAGACGCCATTACCGTGGCGTTGATTTATCGCCCGGCGAAAGCAGAACCAGCTCAGGCTGCACAGGTGATCCGAATGCCTCATCAGCAACTGACCGGGACCAACCCGCAGGGTGAGTCAAAAGATCTGGAAGTCTTCCAGCGCGACAGCCTGATGCAGTCTTTTACCGTGAAAGGGATCGAAGATGCCAAACCGCTGACGGTGGTGGTGAACCATCTGAAATCAAAAGGCTCAGGTTGCTACGAAGACTGGATCAGCGGTGAGTATGAAACCGATCCGGCGGATTTGCAGGGCCACTGTAATGCTTTCCGTGTCTCGGCGGCTATGGTGCTGTCGGATGCGCTGAAACATGTGGATGGCGACTTACTGGTGCTGGGCGATATGAACGCTTACGCCAAAGAAGATCCGATCCGAGTGCTGACAGACTACGCGCCAGCAACAGCCTCGCGGAAAATTGTCTCTGCTTCCGGAACCTCCGTGGCCGGGAAAGTCCTGCATGAAACCGGCATTGAGGCCGGACCGGGCCTGGGTCTGGTGAATCTGGCTGCTGAGGGTCATGACGCACTGGCATACTCCTACAGCTATGACGGAGAGCTGGGCAGTCTGGACCACGTATTGGCCAATGCATCGCTGGCCGGGAAAGTGGCCGGGGTTGAAGAGTGGCACATCAACTCTGTCGAAAGTACGCTGTTTGAGTATTCAGATCGTTACAGCGGTGATCTGGCGAAGTCACAGGGGCCTTATTCCGCATCGGACCATGATCCTGTGATTGTCAGCCTGAAATACCCACAGCCGGGGAACGCGGGTTTCCACCTGACCTTCAAAAATAAAAGTCTGCATCCAGTGTATCCGGTATTCAATCGCTGGTACTGGGACAGCACGCAGTTCTGGCTGATGCCGGGGCAGAAACGCCACTACCGTGAAGACAATCGTTTTCTGAATCATGTGGGTATTCATGCGGGCGACTCGGTGAGCCTGAGTTTGCTGGCCTACGGCGTATTTGAAGTCCCATGTTCTTACACACCGCTGAAACTGAACGGGCGTCTGAAGGCGGTGTATAACGGTGTAAGCTGCCGAATGAAACATTAA
- a CDS encoding PilN domain-containing protein gives MLMAVNLLPWRVAQQRAHRRRFYGWVGCGIGMAFLILWVLWLAMTRQYQAQQASHQKLAQQLQVLAPQLAQMATLEQDMAIYHDRLDQFSQWHHDRFPLITLLNQLPVLLPTSVYLERLTLTSGQIRLVAQTLDAAAITQFLSQTDAVYGSGRLRLHSVERPGALAGGQRFYLSMDLPQTGRGVADE, from the coding sequence ATGTTGATGGCCGTTAATTTACTGCCCTGGCGGGTGGCGCAGCAACGGGCGCACCGTCGCCGTTTTTACGGGTGGGTCGGATGTGGCATCGGGATGGCTTTTCTGATCTTGTGGGTGCTCTGGCTTGCAATGACCCGTCAGTACCAGGCACAGCAGGCCAGTCATCAGAAGCTTGCACAGCAGTTGCAGGTTCTGGCCCCCCAACTGGCACAGATGGCAACGCTTGAGCAGGACATGGCGATCTATCATGACCGTCTGGATCAGTTTTCTCAGTGGCATCATGACCGGTTTCCGTTGATCACCTTGCTGAATCAATTGCCGGTTTTACTTCCCACGTCCGTTTATCTGGAGCGCCTGACGCTGACGTCGGGGCAGATCCGACTGGTGGCTCAGACGTTGGATGCAGCGGCGATCACACAATTTCTGTCGCAAACTGACGCTGTGTACGGTTCTGGCAGGCTCAGGCTACATTCAGTCGAGCGTCCCGGAGCTTTGGCGGGCGGGCAGCGCTTTTATTTGTCGATGGATTTACCGCAAACAGGACGCGGGGTGGCTGATGAATGA
- the trpS gene encoding tryptophan--tRNA ligase yields the protein MSKPIVFSGVQPSGELSIGNYMGALRQWEQMQDDYNCHYCVVDLHAITVRQDPAALREATLDALALCLAVGVSPEKSTLFVQSHAPEHAQLAWVLNCYTQMGELNRMTQFKDKSQRHSENINAGLFSYPVLMAADILLYGAHQVPVGNDQKQHLELARDIAIRFNNLYGDTFVVPEPYIPPVGARVMSLQDPLKKMSKSDDNRNNVIGLLEDPKVITKKIKRAVTDSEEPPRVVFDIENKPGVSNLMGILSGVTGKPLTDIEAEYSDKMYGHLKKDTAEAVVAMLEPLQARYHEYRNDRALLDQVMKTGAEKASARAAEVLKKVYEAVGFVSRP from the coding sequence ATGAGTAAACCCATTGTATTTAGTGGCGTACAGCCTTCCGGTGAGTTAAGTATTGGTAACTACATGGGTGCGCTGCGTCAGTGGGAACAAATGCAGGATGATTACAACTGCCATTACTGTGTGGTTGACCTGCATGCGATTACCGTGCGTCAGGATCCGGCTGCTCTGCGTGAAGCCACGCTGGATGCGCTGGCTCTATGTCTGGCCGTGGGTGTCAGCCCGGAAAAGAGCACGTTGTTTGTTCAGTCTCATGCACCGGAGCATGCGCAGCTGGCGTGGGTTCTGAACTGTTACACTCAGATGGGTGAACTGAACCGGATGACGCAGTTCAAAGACAAATCTCAGCGTCACTCAGAAAACATCAACGCTGGCTTGTTCTCATATCCGGTGCTGATGGCGGCAGACATTCTGCTGTATGGCGCACATCAGGTGCCGGTTGGGAACGATCAGAAACAGCACCTGGAGTTGGCGCGTGACATCGCAATCCGGTTCAACAATCTGTATGGCGATACCTTTGTCGTGCCGGAACCTTACATCCCGCCGGTGGGAGCGCGCGTCATGAGCCTGCAGGATCCGCTGAAGAAAATGTCCAAGTCGGACGATAACCGTAACAATGTGATTGGTCTGCTGGAAGACCCGAAAGTCATCACCAAGAAGATCAAGCGTGCGGTGACTGACTCTGAAGAGCCACCACGTGTAGTTTTTGACATTGAAAACAAGCCGGGTGTGTCTAACCTGATGGGCATTCTGTCGGGTGTGACGGGCAAGCCTCTGACCGATATTGAAGCGGAATACAGCGACAAAATGTATGGCCATCTGAAAAAAGATACCGCAGAAGCTGTGGTTGCCATGCTGGAGCCGCTGCAGGCCCGTTACCATGAATACCGCAACGATCGCGCACTGCTGGATCAGGTCATGAAGACGGGGGCAGAAAAAGCATCTGCCCGCGCCGCAGAAGTGCTGAAAAAAGTGTACGAAGCCGTTGGTTTTGTGAGCCGCCCTTAA
- the aroB gene encoding 3-dehydroquinate synthase translates to MERITVNLGERSYNISIGTGLLSNPDYFSSVAGRQVVIISNDTVAPLYAETLQATLRPLAKDVALLNLPDGEQYKNLDTFNQIMTFLLEGSYGRDVVLVALGGGVIGDVVGFAASCFQRGVDFIQVPTTLLAQVDSSVGGKTAVNHPLGKNMIGAFYQPQAVVIDTDCLKSLPAREFAAGMAEVIKYGVIVDLDFFEWLEKNMAQLRALEPQALSQAIARCCQIKADVVAADEKESGVRALLNLGHTFGHAIEAEMGYGNWLHGEAVAAGTVQAAQTACLLGLLTPEQVAHIRQLLVAADLPVQAPETMTFDHYIKHMMRDKKVLSGKLRLVLPTGIGSAEVVADVPHDLLRQVIES, encoded by the coding sequence ATGGAGCGGATTACAGTTAATCTGGGTGAAAGAAGTTACAACATTTCAATTGGCACCGGATTACTGTCGAATCCGGACTATTTCTCCTCTGTGGCTGGTCGCCAGGTTGTGATCATCAGCAACGACACCGTTGCACCGCTTTATGCCGAGACACTGCAGGCCACGCTTCGCCCGTTGGCGAAAGATGTGGCCCTGCTGAATCTGCCAGACGGCGAACAGTATAAAAACCTCGATACCTTCAATCAAATCATGACCTTTCTGCTCGAAGGCAGTTATGGCCGTGATGTCGTGCTCGTTGCTTTGGGCGGCGGTGTTATTGGCGATGTGGTGGGTTTTGCCGCGTCCTGTTTTCAACGGGGCGTCGACTTCATTCAGGTCCCGACCACGCTGCTGGCACAAGTTGATTCCTCTGTCGGCGGTAAGACTGCCGTGAATCATCCGCTGGGCAAAAACATGATCGGGGCTTTTTATCAGCCTCAGGCCGTCGTGATCGACACCGATTGTCTGAAAAGCCTGCCTGCACGTGAATTTGCAGCCGGGATGGCCGAAGTGATCAAATATGGTGTGATTGTCGATCTGGATTTCTTTGAGTGGCTTGAAAAAAACATGGCGCAGCTGCGTGCGCTGGAACCCCAGGCGCTGAGTCAGGCGATTGCCCGATGCTGCCAAATTAAGGCCGATGTAGTCGCGGCTGACGAGAAAGAGTCAGGTGTACGCGCGCTGCTGAATCTGGGTCACACTTTTGGTCATGCGATTGAAGCTGAGATGGGGTATGGTAATTGGCTTCACGGTGAAGCTGTTGCAGCCGGTACTGTTCAGGCTGCACAAACAGCCTGTCTGCTGGGACTGCTGACACCGGAGCAAGTGGCACACATTCGCCAATTGCTGGTGGCTGCGGACTTACCGGTTCAGGCACCGGAAACCATGACCTTTGACCATTATATCAAGCACATGATGCGGGATAAGAAAGTGTTGTCGGGCAAACTCAGACTGGTACTGCCAACCGGAATCGGCAGTGCTGAAGTGGTTGCTGATGTACCTCATGACCTCCTGCGTCAGGTGATCGAATCCTGA
- a CDS encoding type 4a pilus biogenesis protein PilO has translation MLIPLYAQTQQLALAEAAATVQLSQSVVRVNQLPVLQTQAGTLEAQFQQQLRRLPDEAGMVGVLNLLQQQAPQLGVQLQHLQWEAVEARDWYRIQPLQFEFSGAYDALGRFLATLAAQPWIFAVHSLSLQAGDGAHGPLILKGRAILYRDVSSTLHATQAEHLPGAQEPFSWQ, from the coding sequence TTGCTGATCCCATTGTATGCGCAAACGCAGCAACTGGCGCTGGCTGAAGCCGCGGCCACGGTGCAATTGAGCCAGTCTGTTGTCAGGGTGAATCAATTGCCGGTATTACAGACACAGGCTGGCACACTGGAAGCGCAATTCCAGCAGCAACTGAGACGCTTGCCGGACGAGGCCGGGATGGTTGGTGTCCTGAACCTATTACAGCAACAGGCCCCTCAGCTGGGTGTGCAATTGCAACACCTTCAGTGGGAGGCTGTTGAAGCGCGGGACTGGTATCGCATTCAGCCACTGCAATTTGAATTCAGCGGCGCCTATGACGCGCTGGGGCGTTTTCTGGCGACACTGGCAGCGCAACCTTGGATCTTTGCTGTCCATTCACTGTCATTGCAAGCGGGTGATGGGGCACATGGCCCGCTGATCCTGAAAGGTCGTGCGATTTTATACCGGGATGTGTCATCCACACTGCATGCCACGCAGGCGGAACATCTACCGGGTGCTCAGGAGCCGTTCTCATGGCAATGA
- the rpe gene encoding ribulose-phosphate 3-epimerase produces MTDFLIAPSILSADFARLGEDVEKVLAAGADVIHFDVMDNHYVPNLTFGAPICKALRDYGITAPIDVHLMVKPVDRIIPDFAKAGATMITIHAEATEHLDRSLQLIKDHGCQAGVVFNPGTPLHYLDHVMDKLDMILLMSVNPGFGGQSFIPHTLEKLRQVRERIEASGRAIRLEIDGGVKVENIREIAEAGADMFVAGSAIFGEPDYQAVIDEMRAELAKVNRG; encoded by the coding sequence ATGACGGATTTTCTGATCGCCCCTTCCATTCTGTCTGCTGACTTTGCCCGCCTGGGTGAAGACGTTGAAAAAGTGCTGGCAGCGGGCGCCGATGTGATTCACTTTGACGTGATGGATAACCATTACGTCCCGAATCTCACGTTTGGCGCGCCGATCTGTAAAGCGTTGCGTGATTACGGCATTACCGCGCCGATTGACGTTCATCTGATGGTGAAACCTGTCGACCGGATTATTCCGGATTTTGCTAAAGCGGGTGCCACGATGATCACCATTCATGCCGAAGCGACAGAGCATTTGGATCGCAGCCTGCAGTTGATCAAAGACCACGGCTGTCAGGCCGGTGTGGTCTTTAATCCGGGCACGCCCCTGCATTATCTGGATCATGTGATGGATAAGCTGGACATGATTTTGCTGATGTCGGTGAACCCGGGATTCGGCGGCCAGTCTTTCATTCCGCATACGCTGGAAAAACTGCGCCAGGTACGCGAACGAATTGAAGCGTCTGGTCGGGCGATACGCCTCGAAATCGACGGTGGGGTCAAGGTCGAGAATATTCGTGAGATCGCAGAAGCCGGTGCCGACATGTTTGTCGCAGGTTCGGCCATTTTCGGCGAACCGGACTATCAAGCCGTGATCGATGAAATGCGTGCCGAGCTGGCGAAGGTGAATCGCGGATGA
- a CDS encoding DUF2970 domain-containing protein has translation MTKSSPRKKSNVFRSVAAAMFGVQSDRNRQQDFSQPSALPFILAGVVFIVVFVMILVGISQLAAG, from the coding sequence ATGACCAAGTCCTCCCCACGCAAAAAGAGCAATGTCTTTCGCAGTGTCGCTGCTGCCATGTTTGGTGTGCAGTCCGATCGGAACCGGCAACAGGATTTCAGCCAGCCCAGCGCCCTGCCGTTCATTCTGGCAGGGGTGGTTTTCATCGTGGTGTTTGTGATGATTCTGGTTGGGATCAGTCAGCTGGCGGCGGGCTGA
- a CDS encoding AAA family ATPase has translation MTIAASLTSLDLDSQIHLLSRVQFLTRFGSHLIQISGDEGAGKTWLAQRYLEQWADADGSQARQALLMCHPAQQDNQHRSILLNQLIPNAVFNDTDPLQQSLERLLEGKPVELLLVIDDAQMLSPALIGELWALVTKAQSAADWQVNVLLFSQTGRLTKALRQVSHGQGQAPLELEIPPLSEPEVQTFLELVLSSHSLDANQRRTLKAQAEQVPPTPGALTALNRTEVENMASSSSRTFSPLSLLAVLLALVVAAGVFWYFPSGQDAAQQREPETDEPAPVALDEALAESETQLPQATADTTLVVDEAAPSVLDASETEVSDGLPQDTESADTLPPPVKFEGLTVGRSGDTGKRVVVPSDLVDAMITEQETGGSGEQAVAGSAALNAAIQDVINAPPEAQAESDTAPQVTETPAPTQTQAETEPVAPFAALQAAMQADKETLKAVNSRHYALQLAAMHSLEATRSFLTEYGIQEIAQVYQTQRQGVRWYIVVTGDFATVAAARQAQSQLPDKVQAVQPWVKSYTQIHREIDRSQ, from the coding sequence ATGACGATAGCCGCTTCTTTGACGTCTCTGGATCTGGACAGCCAGATCCATCTCCTCTCCCGGGTACAGTTTCTGACCCGTTTTGGCTCCCATTTGATCCAAATCAGCGGCGATGAAGGGGCCGGTAAAACCTGGCTGGCCCAACGATATCTTGAACAATGGGCCGATGCCGATGGCAGTCAGGCCCGACAAGCGCTGCTGATGTGCCACCCGGCACAGCAAGACAATCAGCATCGCTCTATCTTGCTCAATCAGTTGATCCCCAATGCGGTGTTTAACGATACCGATCCCTTGCAGCAATCGCTGGAGCGGTTGCTTGAAGGGAAGCCGGTTGAGTTATTGCTGGTGATCGATGACGCCCAGATGTTGAGCCCGGCGTTAATCGGGGAGCTCTGGGCATTGGTCACCAAGGCACAGTCGGCTGCAGACTGGCAGGTCAATGTACTACTCTTTAGTCAGACAGGTCGGTTAACCAAAGCATTACGTCAGGTTTCCCATGGGCAGGGGCAGGCGCCACTGGAGCTGGAAATTCCCCCGTTGTCCGAACCGGAAGTTCAGACATTTCTTGAGCTGGTGCTTTCCAGTCATTCACTGGATGCCAATCAGCGGCGGACACTCAAAGCGCAGGCTGAACAGGTTCCCCCGACACCGGGTGCTCTGACTGCACTCAATCGCACGGAGGTCGAAAATATGGCTTCATCCTCGTCACGTACTTTTTCTCCTTTATCATTGCTGGCTGTTTTACTGGCACTGGTGGTTGCAGCGGGCGTGTTCTGGTATTTTCCCTCAGGGCAGGACGCTGCGCAGCAACGCGAGCCGGAGACGGATGAACCGGCACCTGTCGCCCTTGATGAGGCGTTGGCCGAATCTGAGACGCAACTGCCGCAAGCCACTGCAGACACGACTCTTGTGGTGGACGAGGCGGCTCCTTCAGTCTTGGATGCGTCCGAGACCGAAGTGTCAGACGGTCTGCCGCAGGATACCGAGAGCGCAGACACCTTGCCGCCGCCGGTCAAATTTGAAGGGCTGACGGTAGGCCGCTCCGGCGATACCGGTAAGCGGGTTGTGGTGCCGTCTGATCTCGTCGATGCCATGATCACCGAACAGGAAACCGGGGGCTCCGGTGAACAGGCGGTGGCAGGCAGTGCAGCGCTGAATGCCGCCATTCAGGATGTGATAAATGCGCCGCCGGAAGCACAAGCTGAATCCGACACCGCGCCGCAAGTGACGGAAACCCCTGCGCCTACACAAACGCAGGCGGAGACTGAACCTGTTGCACCTTTTGCCGCGTTGCAGGCTGCGATGCAGGCAGATAAAGAAACGCTGAAAGCGGTGAACAGCCGACATTATGCGCTGCAACTGGCCGCGATGCATTCTCTGGAAGCGACCCGTAGTTTCCTGACCGAATACGGCATTCAGGAGATCGCCCAGGTGTATCAGACACAACGTCAGGGTGTACGCTGGTACATTGTTGTCACCGGCGATTTTGCCACGGTGGCAGCAGCCCGTCAGGCACAGTCGCAATTGCCGGATAAAGTGCAGGCTGTTCAGCCCTGGGTGAAGTCTTATACGCAGATTCATCGTGAAATCGACCGGTCACAGTAA
- a CDS encoding Dam family site-specific DNA-(adenine-N6)-methyltransferase, which yields MKKQRAFLKWAGGKFSLVEDIRRHLPPARKLVEPFVGAGSVFLNTDYEDYLLADINPDLINLYNVLKHEPERYIQDAQAFFTPEYNQKGAYLAIREAFNQTQDPYQRSLYFLYMNRHGFNGLCRYNKKGGFNVPFGSYKKPYFPEKEMIFFSEKAKKATFICEGYHQTFSRARKGSVVYCDPPYAPLSTTANFTSYAGNGFSLDDQAALADVAENTATQRGIPVLISNHDTTLTRRLYHGADLSVVKVKRTISRNGSGRNKVNELLALFSPPPAD from the coding sequence ATGAAAAAGCAGCGTGCCTTTCTGAAATGGGCCGGAGGTAAGTTCTCTCTGGTCGAAGATATCAGACGACATCTGCCCCCTGCGCGTAAACTGGTTGAACCTTTTGTCGGAGCGGGTTCCGTGTTTCTCAACACGGATTATGAAGATTATCTGCTGGCCGATATCAACCCGGATCTGATCAATCTGTATAACGTGCTGAAACATGAACCTGAGCGTTACATTCAAGACGCGCAGGCGTTTTTTACGCCGGAATACAATCAAAAAGGCGCTTACCTGGCCATTCGGGAAGCTTTCAATCAGACTCAGGATCCTTATCAGCGTTCGCTGTATTTTCTGTATATGAACCGCCACGGCTTTAACGGCCTGTGCCGCTATAACAAAAAAGGTGGATTCAATGTGCCTTTTGGGTCGTATAAGAAACCGTATTTCCCTGAAAAAGAGATGATTTTCTTTTCCGAAAAGGCGAAGAAAGCCACCTTTATCTGCGAAGGCTATCATCAGACATTTTCCCGGGCTCGCAAGGGCAGTGTGGTCTATTGCGATCCGCCGTATGCGCCGCTTTCAACCACAGCAAACTTTACCTCTTATGCCGGGAACGGTTTCAGTCTCGACGATCAGGCCGCGTTGGCAGATGTGGCTGAAAACACGGCAACACAACGTGGGATCCCGGTGTTGATTTCGAATCATGACACCACACTGACCCGGCGTTTATATCACGGAGCGGACTTGTCGGTGGTGAAGGTCAAACGAACCATCAGCCGCAACGGCAGCGGCCGTAATAAAGTCAACGAACTCCTGGCGCTTTTCAGCCCGCCGCCAGCTGACTGA
- a CDS encoding phosphoglycolate phosphatase: MKMNNIKLIAFDLDGTLLDSVPDLADAADKTMQALGLPGVTEAQVQTWIGNGAEILIGRALSQSIDLDPELDPALHQQALAMFNRFYQEGGHQKTILYPGVKETLEALHQAGMPMAIVTNKPFQFVPHILAEYGIDHYFTDVIGGDTFPKKKPDPYALHWLMEKHCVSCKEMLMVGDSRNDVLAAQAASCYVVGLTYGYNYGQPISDSNPDRVLTQFSQLLDVVTLS; encoded by the coding sequence ATGAAAATGAACAACATCAAGCTGATTGCATTCGATCTCGACGGTACGCTGCTCGACAGCGTGCCTGATCTGGCAGATGCCGCAGATAAAACCATGCAGGCACTGGGCCTGCCGGGCGTCACAGAAGCTCAGGTCCAAACCTGGATCGGTAACGGTGCCGAAATTCTGATTGGCCGTGCGCTGAGCCAGAGTATAGATTTAGACCCTGAGCTGGACCCGGCTTTGCATCAGCAGGCGCTCGCGATGTTCAACCGCTTTTATCAGGAAGGCGGGCATCAGAAAACGATCTTGTATCCGGGTGTGAAAGAAACGCTGGAAGCGCTGCATCAGGCGGGGATGCCGATGGCTATCGTGACGAACAAGCCGTTTCAGTTCGTGCCGCATATTCTGGCAGAGTACGGTATCGATCATTATTTTACCGATGTGATTGGTGGCGATACTTTCCCGAAAAAGAAACCGGATCCCTACGCACTGCACTGGCTGATGGAAAAACATTGCGTGAGTTGCAAAGAGATGTTGATGGTTGGCGACTCCCGGAATGATGTTCTGGCAGCACAGGCAGCCTCATGCTATGTTGTCGGCCTGACTTACGGCTATAACTACGGCCAGCCAATCAGTGACAGCAACCCGGATCGGGTGCTGACTCAGTTCAGCCAATTGCTGGATGTGGTGACACTGAGCTGA
- the aroK gene encoding shikimate kinase AroK has product MAEKRNIFLVGPMGAGKSTIGRHLAQQLHMEFLDSDSVIEDRTGADISWVFDVEGEDGFRAREEAVIDDLTQEQGIVLATGGGSVKSKESRNRLSARGIVVYLETTIEKQLARTQRDKKRPLLQTDNPREVLEALAQERNPLYEEVADYVVRTDDQSAKVVANQIIKMLEER; this is encoded by the coding sequence ATGGCTGAAAAACGAAATATTTTCTTGGTAGGCCCAATGGGAGCCGGTAAAAGCACCATTGGCAGACACCTAGCACAGCAGTTACATATGGAGTTTCTGGACTCAGATTCTGTGATCGAAGATCGAACCGGTGCTGATATCAGCTGGGTCTTCGATGTGGAAGGCGAGGACGGGTTCCGTGCCCGTGAAGAAGCGGTCATTGACGATCTCACTCAGGAGCAGGGTATTGTGCTGGCGACCGGGGGTGGCTCGGTGAAAAGCAAAGAGAGCCGGAACCGTCTTTCTGCCCGCGGTATTGTGGTGTATCTGGAAACCACCATTGAGAAGCAACTGGCACGCACACAGCGTGACAAGAAGCGCCCGCTGTTGCAGACAGATAATCCCCGCGAAGTGCTTGAAGCGCTTGCGCAGGAGCGTAATCCATTGTATGAAGAAGTGGCGGATTACGTCGTACGGACCGATGACCAGAGTGCAAAGGTCGTCGCCAATCAAATCATTAAAATGCTGGAAGAGCGTTAA